One window from the genome of Nicotiana tomentosiformis chromosome 5, ASM39032v3, whole genome shotgun sequence encodes:
- the LOC104113863 gene encoding putative clathrin assembly protein At4g40080 — MGKKITTLRDLIGAIKDKASQSKAAFISKPSNLSLHLAVLRATSHTPSTPPDDHHVSALLSLGNSSRATASSLIVIIMDRLHRTGDSTVALKCLLIIHHIIKRGPFILQDQLSVFPATGGHNYLKLSAFRDGATSATWAISAWIRFYARYIETLLFTSRILGYFLSSFSCSSEKDKQEEKISSFLNSDLIRDVDSLVQLIEETCKVPDSLLLEGNKLLYEVIGLLGNDYLSTVNELLSRLSEFKERLSCLSFGESVELGCILKRLEECKERLCVLFTVKKPSTELLWNLVNELSEKIENLKIGKEGPKLLTFGKASESARFDNRIMKFGDSVRFSSGR, encoded by the exons ATGGGGAAGAAAATAACAACACTAAGAGATCTCATAGGCGCCATTAAAGACAAAGCTTCACAATCCAAAGCTGCTTTCATCTCAAAACCAAGTAATCTATCTCTCCACCTCGCCGTCCTACGCGCCACCAGTCACACACCATCAACGCCGCCGGACGACCACCATGTCTCTGCCCTCTTATCCCTCGGTAACAGTTCACGCGCCACCGCTTCTTCCCTTATCGTCATCATCATGGACCGTCTCCATCGCACCGGAGACTCCACCGTCGCCCTAAAATGCCTCCTTATTATCCACCATATAATTAAACGTGGACCCTTTATTTTACAAGACCAGCTCTCCGTTTTTCCGGCCACCGGCGGACATAACTACTTAAAACTCTCCGCCTTCCGCGACGGCGCCACCTCTGCCACGTGGGCAATCTCTGCATGGATCAGATTTTACGCAAGATATATCGAAACCCTACTTTTTACCTCAAGAATCTTAGGTTATTTTCTGTCTTCTTTTTCATGCAGTTCCGAGAAAGATAAACAAGAAGAAAAAATCTCATCTTTTTTGAACTCAGATTTAATCAGGGACGTTGATTCTTTGGTTCAGTTGATTGAAGAAACATGCAAAGTACCTGATTCCCTCCTTTTAGAAGGTAACAAATTGTTGTATGAGGTAATTGGATTATTGGGTAATGATTATTTATCGACAGTTAATGAACTTTTATCAAGACTCAGTGAGTTTAAGGAAAGACTGAGTTGTCTGAGTTTTGGTGAATCGGTCGAGTTGGGTTGTATTTTGAAGAGATTAGAAGAATGTAAAGAGAGATTATGTGTTTTGTTTACAGTGAAAAAGCCTTCAACTGAGTTATTATGGAATTTGGTTAATGAGTTGAGTGAGAAAATTGAGAATTTGAAAATTGGAAAAGAGGGTCCAAAGTTGCTAACGTTTGGGAAAGCAAGTGAGTCGGCTCGGTTTGATAACCGAATTATGAAATTTGGTGACTCGGTCCGGTTTTCTTCAGGAAG GTAA